The genomic stretch AAGGTAAGGTCACAACCACAGTCTAACTCTACCCAATAAGTGCCTGGTGCGGTAATAGGTCTTAAGCTATCCGTACTTCCGTTGTCCCATTTTACGCTATTTGCACCATCCGTTGAAAACGCTTTAAGCCAAACTGTATCTCCCCTACAAATTACAGTGTCATTACTACTAGTCAAAAGGCTATCAGGCGGGGGAACTTTAATAAGAGATAAGTCATCAACAAATAATGATGAACCTATTCTTTGTGATGAATCCAAAGCCGTGGTACTAATTATAGTACCTGATCTCAGGTTTTTAAACGAGGTATTCGCCATATCATAAAAATTACCAATGGTAATATATTGCTCACCACCATTAGCTCTAAATGTACCCTCAAGCATATTATATTCAACCGTGTCTAAAATAAATTGAGTACTTGGCCACTCCACCTGAGGAACAATCCCTTGATTAGTAAAATGATTTAAACTAAAAATTCTTCTTTTATATGCGTTAAAGATAAATGCTTTAGTGGTGTCCCTTATAGGTACCTTTGAAAAATGTGCACCAAACCGATTTACGGTACATAAGTACTTGGTATAAAATGTATCAGTTTTTCTGTAGAACAACGGCAATAAATACACTTCAAAATGATAATAACAACTAGCTACCAAAGAGTCGTGCAATTGGCTCTCCAAAAATGTCTTGCCAGATGATAGTGCCTCGCTATTTCCCCCAGCACTAACTATTCCAAAAGCCTGTCCTGTTCTCGGTTTCAACAAATTCAAATAACCCTGCATATTTTCTAAAGAATCGGAGTTAACACCTCGCGAATTCCTAAGAGTTGGACTCCACCAATCTAGTACCCCAGGAAAATTCACCATTGAAGTGTCCGTCCCAATATGGTAATTATTGAAATCTTCGAAGGAGGGGTTCTTGATAAGATTTTGGGCTACCCCAACCTTAGCTAGCAGCATTAATGAAATACCATATATAAGGTACTTCTCTGAAATAAATTTATATATGCCTTGTAGATATTTCAAAATAATGTTTAAGCTACCAAAGTATTCCATATATTTTAGAACCACAAAAAACAATTAGTTGCCTGAAATTTGACATTATATTCTTAAAGCAAATCCTAAATTTTAAGACCGTATTCTAAGGCTTTGGAAAAGTTTGCTAAATCTATCTACTCCAAAATCTTTTCCTAATTTCTTCCACCAAATTCCAACCTCTTGGAATTTTGCCAGTCTTTACCATACAGAACCAAGCAACCGTTGGAAGAAAACCTGCAACAAGACCTGATTAACAAATGCCTTAAGGGCGATTCGCTGGCGCAATACAGACTTTTTGATTTGTATGTAAAAGCGATGTACAACACTGTGCTACGCTTGGTTGAAAATAAAATGGAAGCCGAAGACATTGTGCAGGAAGGCTTTGTGAAAGCATTTGGTAAGCTAGACCAGTTTAAAGGGAATTCAACTTTTGGAGCTTGGCTAAAACGGATTATGGTAAACCAAGCTTTGGATAGCTTAAAAAAGAAGAGCCTCGAAATAGTTCCCTTTCCAGTAAATGAGGCCGCTTTTGAAGATGATCATTCACCTGAAGAGAGCAACGACTTAATGCCTAGTCCGGCAGTGGTAAATGCGCAAATACTAAAATTACCCAAGGGCTGCAGAATGATTTTCACCCTTTATCAAATAGAGGGGTATGAGCAAAAGCAAGTGGCCGAAATGCTGGATGTTTCGCTAAGCACTGTAAAAACACAGTATCGAAGAGCCCGATTACTATTGAAAGAACGATTAATGGCACTGAAAGATGAAAGATAAATTCGATGAATATTTTGACGTCCAC from Owenweeksia hongkongensis DSM 17368 encodes the following:
- a CDS encoding RNA polymerase sigma factor, which encodes MEFCQSLPYRTKQPLEENLQQDLINKCLKGDSLAQYRLFDLYVKAMYNTVLRLVENKMEAEDIVQEGFVKAFGKLDQFKGNSTFGAWLKRIMVNQALDSLKKKSLEIVPFPVNEAAFEDDHSPEESNDLMPSPAVVNAQILKLPKGCRMIFTLYQIEGYEQKQVAEMLDVSLSTVKTQYRRARLLLKERLMALKDER
- a CDS encoding gliding motility-associated C-terminal domain-containing protein, which produces MKYLQGIYKFISEKYLIYGISLMLLAKVGVAQNLIKNPSFEDFNNYHIGTDTSMVNFPGVLDWWSPTLRNSRGVNSDSLENMQGYLNLLKPRTGQAFGIVSAGGNSEALSSGKTFLESQLHDSLVASCYYHFEVYLLPLFYRKTDTFYTKYLCTVNRFGAHFSKVPIRDTTKAFIFNAYKRRIFSLNHFTNQGIVPQVEWPSTQFILDTVEYNMLEGTFRANGGEQYITIGNFYDMANTSFKNLRSGTIISTTALDSSQRIGSSLFVDDLSLIKVPPPDSLLTSSNDTVICRGDTVWLKAFSTDGANSVKWDNGSTDSLRPITAPGTYWVELDCGCDLTLVDTIVVEDFASLPNLTLSDSTVCPGEPVSYSLPTDLDYILDGMVSPPNFTVSDTGVHTLEVSNGCFDTAYSFTISNVNAKPLPNLVINDTTLCEGDRAEYAFPNDFNYHLNGEFVSSPFTISELGNYLLEVDNTCDFEDYSFEVNDEGCEMLLFVPNAFTPDGDGINDCFKVSVIQYVSYTISIFNRWGQMIYQNNNPEECWDGSYDGVTVPGVYTYKISVGVGGGVKDERGFVTVVK